Sequence from the Candidatus Saccharibacteria bacterium oral taxon 488 genome:
GAACGGAGAGAATTTCACATCAACATTTTCGATACCCTTGATGGCTTCAAGCGCTGACTGGATGTCGCCATAACTTTTACCGCGCGACTGCTCCTTGACCTTTTCCTCATCAATGGTTGGGCCGACGACAGCATTGGCGGTGATGTGAGCGATGAAGTTGCTGCCCTGGCCGCTGAACTGCGCAAACTGCGCGCTATCAACACCATCTTTATAGATTTTTTGTGACTGCTTGCCCTCTAGTTCCTTGTTGGCGGTCGCCTTGAGGTAGGTGCTTAACTCTGATTTTTCGATACCGACCATTGAGGCAGTCACCACCGTTTTGAGCGTCACCGCGCCGGTCGCTTCACTGTCAACGGCGACACTTGGAGTCGGCGTACTGCGCTGCTCCTGGTAGCTTTCTTTGATAGTAACTGTTGAACCGCCGAATGATTGCTCGACCTTGCCACGAAGAGAGTCAGCTTTCTTTTCGTTCAATAAATCACCGGCACGCTTAACATCGTCGCTGCTAACCACCGTCACCTCGCGACTACTACCGCCCGAAGTCTCGCCAACGAGTGTCGCATTAACTCCTGATGGCATCCCTGAAACCGAGCCACTCTCACCGTTATATTCCGCCCCGATATTGGCAGCCGTCACCATGACGGTTGAACCCGAAGCGTTAGAGCGGCTAAACGTCACCGCGCTATCAGTCGTAAAGGTCATCCCACCGCTCGTACGAATCGAGGTGCCAGCCGGAACGGTCTTGTCCAGCAGGCTGATCGAGTCGGTCGCGATACGCAACTTACCCTTGGCTCGCTCACCAACTTTCTTCTTGCCAGTTGCCGAGAACTCAACGGATAACTCTGCTTTTTGCTCCTGCCGGCGCGCCTTGATCACGTCAGCAGCCGGATCAGTCGTCCCGTCAGTCCTGAGTGTCACTTTCTTATTTACCGTCACCGTTGTCGTCTTGGCCGTGATAATCACTCGCGCATGCGGTGCGAACCAAATCGCCCATACCAAAAACCCAATGAGTAGCAGCGCGGCGCCGCCGATCAGCAGAAACTTTTTACGAAATAGATTAAAGTTCGGGACTTTTGGTGCTGTCTTGTTCTTGTTAGCGTTATCCGCCGGCTTTGGAGCCTCGTCGTCCTGTTTTCTGGATGAATCAGCGATGGCCGAATCAATCGCTTTATCCGTTTCATCAACAGGTTGCGCGCTCTTTTCTAGCTCGCCAACCGGTAGCTCGCGCCCATCAATAACGTCATTTTCGTCGTCCACCTTTAGCACCGGCACCTCGGCCATTTCTGGCTTGCTCTGGAGTGTCTTGGCCACCGGAATCTTGGCCGCCGCCGCTAGGCCAGACAGAATCGTATCACCGGTGATCAACACCACCCGCTTATCAACCGACGTAGCCGTCCGAGCGATCAGCCGCATATTGACCGCGCTACGCAGCACACCAACTCGCTTGGGCGGCACCAGCGCGATAATCCGTTCCTTCGACGCCTTTATCTTGCCAACAATGGCAGTGATATCATCTTCGACGTCAATGTAAATAACATCTTTATTCATCTATATTTTAAGTAATCGGTTAACTTTATCCATCAAGCCATGAGCGTCTTGATTACTTACCATTGTATCATATCCAACCCGCAGTAGGCCCATCACCGTGATAAACGTGTGATCGGTGATGTCGCCAGTTGTGTCAGTAATACCGATGACATCAGAGGGCTTGATATGCTGAACGGTCGGCTTTTTTGTAAACGGCAGCTCCTTATACCACGGCTGACTAGCCAGTGCATCAACCAGTTGTTGCAAGCTCGCGCCACCACCACACAGCAAAATTCGGTTCGGCAAGTGATCAACACTATCAAAATCACCGAGCGCCAGTTCAACACCCGACAGCCACACCTCAAGCGTCTTATCAATTGCCTCGTCAAGTTTACGCTTGAGGGTCGGTTTGATGTAGCCATTATCAGTATTTACCTTCAGCTTTTCCGCCTCTTTGTAGCCCAGGTCCAGATCCGTCGCAATCATCCGCGTAAAGCTCCGTCCACCGATGCCGAACATCTTGGTGCCCTCAACGCCGCCGTCATTGACGACCGCAATGTCAGTCGTGCCGCCACCGCAGTCGATCAAAATCGCCGTGAAGTTAGAATTCGCATCTGTACCGAGCACACTCCGGCTGACTGCAAACGGCTCGGCCGCCACGGCGATTAGCTCCAGCGCTAACTCATCAGCCACCTTTTCCAGCGCCCCGATATGCACCATCGGCGCAAATGCCGTATAAATCTGTACCGCGACGTCCCGCCCCTGAAAACCGATCGGGTTCGACACCTTGTAGCCGTCAATATGAATGCTGACCAGTGCCGAGTTAACCAGCTTCACCTCGACATCCTCGTTGCCAGTCTCCAGCGCAATCTGCGCCTGCGCCTTGCCCTGCGCCCGTTCCTGTACCTTCTCAATGATGAATTCCATCTCAGCAACGTCCAGCGGCTTATCAGGCTGTGGTCGGCGATAACGAATGGTGTTGGTTACTCCCTTGACCAGCTCACCGGCGATACCGATGATCACCCGCTTGGCCTGAACACCGGCCTTGTCCTCAGCCTCAGTCAGCGCCGCCTCACAATTGGTCACCACACCAGCGATATCAGCAATCGCGCCTTGATGCATGTCGCCCAGATTCTGCTGTGCCCGACCAACTCCGATAATCTCGATATCATCATCCTTGATCTCGGCGATCAGCGCCTTGATATACTCCGTACCAATGTCGAGACCGACCAGGTACTGGTGTTCATCTTTGTCTGTCTTCTTGAAAAGCCTATCTAACACCATAGTCTTTATGATTATATACCATTTGGATGTGGATTGGCTAGTTTTTTACGAGGATAATTAACCAGCCTCAGGCAAGTATCGCCTTAATCCGCCGAATCCCAGCAGCACTCGCCTCTTCTTTGGTGATCGTAAAGCGCTTGCCGCCCTCGGCCAAGATGCCGGTGTGTTCGACGTGTGGGCCACCGCAGACTTCAAAGCTAATGACGTTATCGCCTTCGCCGATGGAATAGACTTTCACCGTGTCGCCGTAGCGCTCGCCAAAGGCGCCGATTGCGCCCATGTTTAGCGCCTCGTCAGTCGGATAGACGGCAAAACTGACTGGTAAATCTGCGTCGATCCAAGCATTGACTTGATCTTCCACCGCCTGTTTTTCCTCTGGTGTCAATTTATCGTGATTAAAATCGAAACGCAGGCGCTGGGCAGTGATATTGCTGCCATGCTGCTGCAAATCCGGCGCCTTCAGAACTTTGCGCAGTGCCGCCCCCAACAAGTGCGTCGCCGTATGATATTTCAGATGAATCGGATCGTGACCCTCTAGGCCGCCGCTAAATTGCCCTTTGCGCGCAGTTTTGGAACGTTGGCGTTGCTCGGCCATTCGCGCATCAAATTCGGCGCGCCAGTTATCAGAAAGCTTGATACCTTGTTTATAGGCCTCTTCGGTACTCAGCTCCACCGGAAAGCCAAACGTATCATATAGCGTAAATAGCTCTTCGCCAGTCAAGCCGTCGTCGATATAATGCTGCATTTGCCTGAGACCTTTGCGCAGCGTTTGGCGGAAGGCTTTTTCTTCCTTAACGAGAACAGCGATGATACTCTCGCGGTTTTCCTTAACTTCTGGGAAATCCGCTTCATATAAATCAGCGATCACCGGCACGACCTCCTCGAGGAAATTCTGCTCGATCCCTAGGTCAAAACTATAGCGAATCGCCCGGCGCAACAGGCGGCGCATCACGTAGCCCTGTTCCTTATTGCTCGGCACGCAGCCGTCAACCGCCATAAAGGTAGCGGCCCTCAGATGATCAGCGATTACCCGCATACTTTCGGTATGTGACGCGTACTTTTTGCCGCTCAAATCCTGCAATTTCTCGACGATTGGCCACAGCAAGCTAATCTTGAAAACGTCGGGGTCATTATTCACGGCCGCCGCAATTCGCTCCAGGCCCGAACCATGATCAATGTTTGGCTTTTCTAGCGGCTCAAACACACCGTCCGCCACCTTTTTATAGGCCATAAAGACATTATTACCAATCTCCATAAAGCGACCACAATCGCAGTTCGGATGACAATGCTCGCCAAACTTCGGATCGTGCTCAATGAAGTCAAACTCATAAAACATCTCGCTATCCGGCCCGCACGGATCACCAATTGGCGTGGTCTCTGGCCCGCCGTTGCGGCTCCACCAGTTCTTACTACCATCATAGTAAAAAATTCGCTCACCCGGGTGAATACCACGCATATAACCGGCTTCTTCCGAACCAATATCGGCCTGACCGCTGCTCAGGCCTGCTGTTTCGTATAGCTCCGCCCAGATTTCCGCTGCCTCAGTATCCTTAGGAATATTGTAGCGTTCATCACCAATGTAGCAGGTGATATAAATCCGGTTCATGTCCAGCCCAACCTCTTCGGACAGGAATTGCCACATCCAATTGATCTGCTCTTTTTTGAAATAATCACCCAAACTCCAGTTACCGAGCATTTCAAAAAACGTCGTGTGGCGGTTATCACCGATATCATCAATGTCTTGGGCCCGCAAGCACGTCTGTGAATCAGCGATTCGCTTACCCTCAGGATGCGGCTCACCCAGCAGGTACGGGATCATTGGCTGCATGCCCGCACCGGTAAATAGTGTTGTCGGATCGTCGGTTAGAATCAGCGGCGCGCGCCTAATGACTGCATGAGCC
This genomic interval carries:
- a CDS encoding alanine--tRNA ligase, with amino-acid sequence MNAQEIRLKYLDFYSKQAHAVIRRAPLILTDDPTTLFTGAGMQPMIPYLLGEPHPEGKRIADSQTCLRAQDIDDIGDNRHTTFFEMLGNWSLGDYFKKEQINWMWQFLSEEVGLDMNRIYITCYIGDERYNIPKDTEAAEIWAELYETAGLSSGQADIGSEEAGYMRGIHPGERIFYYDGSKNWWSRNGGPETTPIGDPCGPDSEMFYEFDFIEHDPKFGEHCHPNCDCGRFMEIGNNVFMAYKKVADGVFEPLEKPNIDHGSGLERIAAAVNNDPDVFKISLLWPIVEKLQDLSGKKYASHTESMRVIADHLRAATFMAVDGCVPSNKEQGYVMRRLLRRAIRYSFDLGIEQNFLEEVVPVIADLYEADFPEVKENRESIIAVLVKEEKAFRQTLRKGLRQMQHYIDDGLTGEELFTLYDTFGFPVELSTEEAYKQGIKLSDNWRAEFDARMAEQRQRSKTARKGQFSGGLEGHDPIHLKYHTATHLLGAALRKVLKAPDLQQHGSNITAQRLRFDFNHDKLTPEEKQAVEDQVNAWIDADLPVSFAVYPTDEALNMGAIGAFGERYGDTVKVYSIGEGDNVISFEVCGGPHVEHTGILAEGGKRFTITKEEASAAGIRRIKAILA